In the genome of Parus major isolate Abel chromosome 3, Parus_major1.1, whole genome shotgun sequence, the window ATCTTGTGTTTTAAAGTCAAGTTTTGGCAAAATATGTTCcaaatgtgctttattttaagTACACCTACACAAAGCACTGTGACTTGAAGGAAACCTACCACTAGAGTGTACTGAGCCTTATTCAAGTAAGAAGTGTCAAGTGGATGCAAGGTATAACAGATGTAATGTTGCAGCTTTGGCTTTAACTCTGGGGAAACTGGTGTAGTCTGGAAATTTTTTTAGTGAGGCACTCTGAGCCATTAGGATATGATTAGGAGATtcattttaaaggttttttttcccttctgatcATCAGTGTGTGATACAAGCATCTTTGTGAAGTGAATGCTATTCGTGTTCTTTCAGTAACTAGGATATGAAGCACAGAGGAATTAAGGCCTGGATGTAGAAATGCTTATGCTCACACGTGAGCACTGCCAGTCCTATTGGTTGTCCCTGGGTATGAAACAGCTTGGCACAAATATGCTGTCCCTGCCACATGCTCAGGGAGAGTTAGAGCAAAGCATCGACAGCCTCGATGTGCCGGTCCCTCGGACACACAGGGCACCCATGCCCCTGGGGATACTTCTGAGGACATATGAAATCAATGCAGCTAGGTTCTTCATTTGGCTTCAAGAGACACCTCAAGGCTGCTGTAAGCAGCAAGGAAATGGGCTGTAGCCATGCAGGATGGCCAAGGAAGCTTTCCTGCTTCATGGGATAAAGGGAATATCAACAATTCATTCGCCCTGtttgaggaaagaaatggaCTGCATGTGAAGCTGCAAAATGTGCATGTGGCAAACTAAGTTAGACAGATTTCAGCCCACTggtaaaacatgttttcctttccttcttttcatcttttcaatGATGATGGCAATGAGGCTGAGTAATTTCCCTGAGAATGTGGCAGGATTTTCAGTGGCTTTATATAATTGTCTTCATAGGCACCAGTTGCCCCTGTAGCTAGGGACTCATAGCACTTGTTTAAACATGTCTGTGTTTGCTTGCGATCATAAGAAACctccctggcagcactggggaaggTTTTGCAGATTCACACATCTTTCCTTTCCTAGGACTGGCTGTGTGGTGTCACTGGTCTGTCTCTCATTTTATGTTTTGAACCAAATGAAGTTTAAACTTCAAAAGGGATAGTGACAATAAAAGGTTCTATCTTCCCTCAAAATAATGCTGCTTACACCTGTTTTATGTGATACTGTTTTCTGCTTAATATCTTTCAGGGAACCAGGAGCTGAGGAACATGTCGGGGAAGCCCAGACTTACCTACTTAAATGGAAGGGGCCGGATGGAGTCCATACGATGGCTGTTGGCAGCAGCTGGTGTGGAGGTAGGTTTTCAGTAGAGTGTTACAGACCGCTGTTCTCAAATTTCCTCAGTGAGGGACAATTCAACATGCATGTGGTAGATAAAAGCTGCATGAGGGTGGCTAAAGTTATTTGTCCAGTGCACATTTTTAACTACCTTGTTCCGTGATTGATAGTTGGGATGCAAACTCAGTGGCATTTAGCATTTATTAGAAGTAGTATCAATCTACTGAAGTGATTAAtcataaggggaaaaaatggggattTATTTAAAGTATCTTTTTAAAGTGTAAGTTATCTAGCTGTGTTAAACCACTTTAACTCAGTCTTACTAAGTTTCCAGTTACAATGTGTGTAAGCTGTGGTGGGATTAGAAATATTTGGTGTATCTTGCACTTCCCTTGCCACTGGCTCCAGCCCGTCTTGCTTCTGTAGATGCCTGTACTCTGTTTGTGTTTGGTCTTGGGTTATTTCTGAATCAGTTCCCTGATGCAGAAGTGGCCAGACCCTCCTTCTAATCCCCATCAGCTGTCAGGGCATGTGTGGGATCCTCGGGACCTGTACCTAAACAGTGCGGATGAAGATCTGGCCCATTACCTTTTGCTTGACTCAGTAATTCTGGGCATGGTTATATGCTATCTcttaacagaataaaaatgttcaaataCAGCAGTGTGACACTAGTTTTGctcctttttcagtttgaagaggtttatttggaaacaaaagagCAGTATGACAAGTTAATCAAAGGTAAGAATCTTGACACCTGAGGCTTAGTCCTTTCAAATAATTGTCCAGCCTAGCTAAATGTATGGTTTAAAATTAGTTAATTTAAACCAGTGAAAACTTCTCAGTGCACACCTTGAATAGTGCAATACTAGTTTTGAGTAACCTGTTATTTCTAGTGCCAAATAACTGCTATAAGCTAAAAACCAGAGCTTCTGTGATTGTGTTTATTATAGTACATTAAACAGGCAAACACTTCTACTTAATACAACTTACTTACCTATGCTGTTGAATTGTTAGCATGGCACATTTTTGGTCCTGGGCAAATAGAACTCCCTGAGCCTGGGATGTGAAGCTTCCCCTAGTTAAAGAGCATGAAGCCAGCAGGGAGACCTGTGGAAAGCAATGGTCAAAGCAGCATTCCACAAAGGCTTCATGCCAACCTTGGGGGCAAGACCAGTTCTTCCCACACATCAGTGCAAACCCCTAGCCACTGCCCTTGATATCTGGTCAGAAGAATTCCTCTAGAGACACCCTGGAAGGTGAAGACCTTCCTGCCAGAGTGAGGAAGGAGTTGGGACAATGAGGAGCAGTAGAGAGTGCCCCTGGGTCACAGTTTAACTGCTGCTCAAGATGTGGGAGAGAAACCTCAGAGCAGGCTGAGCTTGCCAAGCCTTACAAAGAGACTTGCAGGTCTTGCCTCATTGTGGCTGagctcagaaggaaaaagctgtcTCTAAAGAAATTCTGTCAGggaaaactaaaatgaaaaaaaataagacagcaGTGTTATTAAGTAGGTCAGAATTATATTTGCAGGTCCGGTTGGCTGGGACTCTTACAATGTGGGAGGACAGTGCAGTGTACACAAACCAATTATAGCTCTAAATTTAAGTGCACAGGTACTGAAAGCCCAAATCTGTACATACTTCACAAGAATGGGTTATCTAGAGGGTGATACTGTAACCAGGATTGTATCTGAGTTTATTGATATCCAGAGTGAAGAATTAAATGGTGGTGAAAAGGATAGGGAAGTTTTATAGAGAAGATCAAGCGTTTTATGTCTATATATTGAGCTTAAGATGGTGAGAACACAAAGATAAAAGGTATGGTTTAATAGAATGGGTTGAAtaaagatagatagataaattAGTCATCTTGATAAAGGGACCTCTGGAATGTTGCCGGTTGTGCAGAGCAGGACTGAACAGGAGTAACTCCACATTACTTCTCCCTTTAacttcttcttctctccctacCAATATGATTTTTGGCAGAGTTTCCTGTATTTAGACACAACCACATTGTTAGACTGGCTCAGGCATGACTTTGGCCTGTGCCAGCTGATGATCTTCCAGGCAATGCCTCAGCAGCGTCAGGATGATGCCTGGGGCCAGTGTTCCCAACAGGCAGCTTGCAGAGAGACAGCTGTTTTGGAGGTAAAGAGAATTAAATGGCTTTGGCCTGGGCAGACCTGTACCTGTTGACCTGAGGGATGACTAACCTGGCACAATCTGTGCAGCCAAAGGTTGCCCAAGTGGTACCTGGGTATCAGTGAGCTCTCCTGGTCAGTTACAAATAGCAGGTGATTGGTTTTTAGCGTGTGCTCCACAGACCACCTTTGGACAGCACAATCCAATCCCTGGAATTACTGGTAAATTCCTTCTAATCCTGCATATGTATTCTGTGCTGTGGTTATGTAAAGTGGTTCTCCCTGCAAAACGAGAGAGGAGAGGTAGTCTGCAGATAAGAAACAAATGGTGTATTCAGTTCAGTCATATTTGATGCATTGCTTTTTGTCAAGGGCCAGaaagacaaattttatttttcacttcacatctttctgctgaaaaatatcCTTCCAGATCTATTGTTTTGCCCATTCTATTGTTTCTGCTAGATAGATACCaagtaatgtttttttccttaagatgCAGAGGTAtgttctggaaagaaaagagcacaTGTGATCCTTCTGTGAATGTTTACAAGAAGCAAATACAAACTATTTGTTGCTGCAGAGACAACTACTCTTTGAATTttaactgtaaattaaaaatagagaatgAGTGAAGAATATTCATTCTAGCCTAAGCAAAGTATTTTAACAGCTGTATTTTAACAGCTCTGGAGAAAAAGGCAGGCAGATGTGCCTGTTAAAATGAACCTTCATATGTGAAAACAGagcaattaaaagaaatcattaaCTTTGAGCAATGCAAGTGGCAGCTGCCTATTTGGATTTGGAGTTCTGCTGTGATCTGAGAGGATTGTTCACTGGATGCCCTTAATGTGTAAATGGAGGAGGGAGTGTCTCAAAAACGGTGAATTAGTCCAGCAGAAAACTGATCAAAAATAGACAGACTTTGGAATGCTAGCTCTCTATGTGTACTTAGCTCAGAGCTGCCTCACTGAAAGCTCAGACAATTGCTCCTACCAGCACCAGCAGAAAATGGGACTACAAAGAAGTTTCTCAAATAGGCCTAAATTGTTGTAGAATGGCACTGAGGCTATGGGGACATTCAAACTCTAGTCCTGGAGTGACTGTGTGAAACTTAGTCAAACACCAAGAGCTGTCACAGGCTCTGCCTCTAGCTCTGTAGCTTCAGAATGTTTAAAGTGGCCTGACCCCCTCCTGTATTCCAGCAGCTTGGTCTTGCTGCAGTACTACTCGTGTATGTCTCTGACATAGAATTGCTCTGCATTGAAAagaattggatttttttaaagttcagatTTACCACATATCTTTATTCTCCTATTCCTTGTATTGGAAGTGCTAGTgcaggcagggccagctcctgccagccagTGAAGCTCTGGCAATGCTGTCAAGCCCAGGGCCCAGCTGTGCTGCGGTGACCTCGCTACAGGAGTGTGATGCAGGTTGCTTGATCTTCCCCACAATGTCAGTTGCTGTGAGTTTTATAGTTAGAGCAAGACACCAGTGGTCTCCTACACTGCTAGACTCAGTGCCTCACTCTCCTGTACACCTTGCAGTCTAGGAGGAGCTAATAGGCTTTCCTTCACCTCTCCACCCTAGATGGattcctgctcttccagcaAGTGCCCCTGGTCGAGATTGATGGGATGAAGATGGTGCAGACCAGAGCCATCATGAGCTACATAGCAGGGAAATACAATCTCCATGGGAAAGACTTGAAGGAGAGAGCCCTGTACGTAACACCTCCTGTCACTTACAGAGCAATCTGTTATTTGATAGCTACATTATATAAACCAAACTCAGTCCTGTAAATCCAGTATAAAGGCATCAAAAAGgctaaaaataagatttaacCACTGCTTCTGAAATGCTCCTAACAGAAACagtcttttattctttttgaaaaacattcaaGTTCTGTTCATGCTTACTTTTGGCTGTGAAAATTGGCACTATGTTAGTGATATAAAATTCCTATAAGTTGCCTTACTTAATTggaaaacagattaaataacttctgtgctttttttcctactctCTTCCCCTGACCACTAGGATTGACATGTATGTGGAGGGAATATCAGATCTGATGCAAATGATTTTGatgtttcctttctctccacctgatgcaaaggagaaaaatcttgaGTCAATTAAGGAGAGGGCAACCAACAGGTACTTTCCAGTCTTTGAAAAGGTAAGTGGCAGCAAGTATGTGTCTATCAAACTTGAGATTATCCAGAAAAATTATGCGAAATAATAATGTGTTTGTAGTGTAGGTCAGTTCCCAATCCTCACCTTTTTTGGTTATCtcaaagaaagggaaattcagcagcacattttcctctctttgtttGCTTGTATTGTCAGGGCTGTGGTATTTGAATATCTGCAAAGCAACACGTTCTCAGCTGTACAGAAAAACGTTTCACTAAAGTGAAAGCAAGCAcatgtgattatttttcttgaaggaACAGTTCTATACTTATATTTGTTTAAAGCTCATCTCTCCACCatactttatttcatttggaaaagttTCACTGGAGGAATGCAAAAATCCCTTGCATACAAATCAGGTAGAGAGATTAGTAGTGCTTTGGTAACACAACAGTCAGAGATTtataaaacaacaaacccaaccCATATGATTCATACATCTGGCCATATTTCCTACTTTTGTAATATTTATCTagtttttcttggaaaacaatAATAAAGGCTGAAAATCACACATGTTCTTAGCACTAAAATAGGTTCCCAAAGGCAGAGATTTTCTTTACTTAGCTGTTGCAGTTCTGCATTTCTAAGTTTGCTTCCTGATATCAGCATTAGACATCACTTCACATGAAACATCTAAATGGGAGTTCTATGAATTCTTTAAATTGCTTGTTGCTTCCTCCATTTTCCCTAATTCTAGGACTGTTACAAGTCTACTTAGGCACgtagttttatttctgttcctggTGCCCATCATCGTTCATTATTACCGAGTGACCAAAGTTTGTGTACCAGAACACAAAATGagcaaaacttcattttcccctagcaataatgaaattatttaggCTCAGCTTTAGCTGAAAAGTCCAACCTGAAATTTCAGATAGAattgctgctcagctctgcaccTGTGCTGTAAGGCTTAGCTTCCAAGGATGCCCATATGCCCCACTCTCATCTGTAGATGATGTTTTCTTGTCTTCTCCAGGTTTTGAAACAGCATGGCCAAGACTTTCTCGTGGGCAACAAATTCAGCTGGGCAGATGTTCAGCTAATAGAAGCCATTTTAGCAGTGGAGGAGAAAGTTCCTGCTGTGCTCTCGGGGTTTCCTCAGTTGCAGGTAATTTAATTACTGAGTATGCTGTATTCAGGAGCTAGAGGTCagtcctgaaataaaaatctcatcGTGCTGGGTCAATCATATCTTTGTGGctggaatttctttcttcttctgttttttaatttttaatttttttttttaggtgtttaaaaccaaaatgagcAATATGCCTACAATTAAGAAGTTTCTACAGCCTGGAAGCCCAAGGAAACCCCCACCAGATGCCCATTATGTAGAAACTGTGTTGaagatttttaagaaatgaaagCCTTGCCACCTTTTTTGAAACCCAAAatgctgggagggcaggggaaaCCGTAAACCCCAAACCCTAAATCAAAGGAGAAGGAAGCTCAGCAAATTACTATTGTTTTAGTTCAAACCAGTACTACAGAAGCAAAACAACCcatatgagaaataaaacattctgttACACTGGCAATGTGACAGCAGCTTTGTCTTTATTGATACCAAATGTTTGGCAAGACATGAAAACAAAGGAGTATGGAGGCAAAGAACTATTTGTAGGCtaggaaaattattaatttggaaaaagaacAATGCAGTGTTAGTAATATCAGAATGTAACTTGTAGAAGATATTTTCTACATGAAAAGAAGCTCAGAGTAAGAGCTattgaagagaagaaagagaagactAGCAGCATCACCCTTTTTCAAGTTTCCATTCTTGCATTTAAAGCTTGTGGGTGAATTGAATTTTTAAGGTCTCTCAGCAAAGTTTTTGcaaaactgattatttttctctataaatCAGGTATTTCAAATCTTGTGTATGATCATACCACCTATTCACAAGCTGGTTACAAATACCTCTTAAGAGCAAGGTGTTGTGAAAGAAAGGTGCAGTCTGTTTTGCAGACTCTGGTAAGGCAGAGGGGGTTATTTCTACATATTTAGGACAAAACACAGAGCGACAGATACTCAGGTTCCattgaatttcaaataaaaacatttacagCAGACAATAACAGCCTTGAAAAGTGGCCTGATACAACAGAGAAGCAGCTGTTTAGAAGGAAACTGTGTTCCAACAATTGTCAGTAACCAGATCTGGTGCTTAATAGTCTATTATAcgagtgaagaaaaaaaaattagaaaaagcaTGGGAAAATGTAACTgagggagaaaacagaagaatacCATTTCCCAAAACAGCTCAGTGAAGTGACATTTCTGAAAGTCAAGTTAGGAGACTGCATTTGACTTAGTTGCCTGAAATCTAAATGGATACCTGTGACAGAACAAGAAATGTCAGTGTTGGGATAAATCACTCTCTGTAGAGTTGTGCTCTCCTCCCCTACCTCTTAAGGGAAAGCTGAAGGGACTGGCTTCATCTAAAATTTAACTACCTCAGTTGAGACAGAATCATTTTGAGTAGTTCAGCTGTAACTGAAGACCATATGCTAAGCGATTCCTTCTGAATTTGGATCTATTGGAAGGAGACTAGACAGCTAGACCAGATGTAGGTGTCTACAAAGTTAGGTAAGATGAGTTTTCCCAAGTTGTCTACAAGATCATTAACTTTCAGGCTTGAACTCATGTTTTCCTGCCAGGTGGTCACTAAACCCAAGATGTCTCCTAGAGCTTGTCAGGTGCAGGCCTATGAATCCAGACAAGCTAGGTAAAAGAGAGTTTGGGTTTGTGAAACCACCAGATGCACCTTGGTGCACGTGTTCCTGCATGGAGAGTTTCAATCTCCTACATTATCCTAGAGTCTGTGTCATAAGTCATGTGTATCCAAAAATGTGGGAAACAGTTTCCAGCAGTGTCAGAGGCTGGACAGAAGACCTTCCCAAAATGTAAGGAGTAGGCAGAGGGACACAGAGCCCTAACCAGAATGGGGAGCTACAAGAGGTGCTCTGTCAGGAGTCCCCTTGTGTGAAGCCTGGCTCCCCTTATGTGCCATATGGGATACAGTTCCCATGGGATATGTTCCACCTGAGGACTAGGCACCTCCTAAAAGACAATATATTGCAGTGGTGACTCTTCTGATGCCCTGTCCTTCTGTGCTTCtagctgtaaataaataattaggCTTATTTTGTTGTCAAGCGTGGAACACATCCATGTAACAGGTACCAACAGTGAGGACTGATAGGATGAGGATCATTTTCAGCTACCAAGCAATGAAGTATGCATACAGGAAGAACATTAAGGAGACAGCCTGCTGTACTGTAACTGCAGGTGATAGCTACAACTATATTAACCATGTAGATTAAATAGGCAGGAAGGTGCATGGGAATGTATGCTGTATTGACTTTTTGAAATCAATACAGTCAACCAAAGGAAGCAGTCAGTAGTGCAGAGGGCAGTTTGCCTTCTGATACCACACTTCATTCACTGTCTGTTACAGCTGTCTTGGGTGTGTATTTCTCAAGTGCAGGGAAacatttttgacagaaaaagaaaaaaaaaaaaaaccaacccagatGTCCAGAGATAATACAGCAGAAGTGCCTTGAAGGAATATACACTAAGCAAGGTACAGAAGCTTATAACAGATTCAAGCTGAATTAGCTGATGTGACTTACATAAAGTGGCAAGGTGTTAAAAgtagaaaaccagaaaatactaGAATAAAAGTGGGATTGGCATAGCAGTGTTCTTTTAAACTGAGTGAGCTTCTCAGCCgttagaattatttttaactagCATGGTACCAAGCAATGAAAATAGGAGGTGTATTACCATTTTGTGCTGGGACAGATGTTCCAAATCATCATGACCTCACCTCTATCTTACCTTTGTACATAGTCAGCATTAGTCAGGTATTTATTTCCTGTAGGTGAGAAGTAACTAAACAGAGCtaattggttttatttctttaagagAGAGAAGTTTCCTCTTTGCAGAGAAGTGTTTGGAATGTTCAGTGTAGGAGGGGCTACAGGGTTATATAATCTCAAGGCAGAACTGCTGAGAGCTTAGAGTGAGTGACACTGTGCACCATgtaagtggtttttttctgtgttcttcacTTACAATGCCAGGAATTGTGGTAAATGCAACTCAGTAAGTGAATGGGTTTTATAGATTAAATGTGTGTACATACTTTCTTTACTTATATGGTTGTATGTACCAAATGTTGAATTCTTAATCAGCTGCTTTGGAGGTGTATAGAggtaagaaaattaaatgtagcTCANNNNNNNNNNNNNNNNNNNNNNNNNNNNNNNNNNNNNNNNNNNNNNNNNNNNNNNNNNNNNNNNNNNNNNNNNNNNNNNNNNNNNNNNNNNNNNNNNNNNNNNNNNNNNNNNNNNNNNNNNNNNNNNNNNNNNNNNNNNNNNNNNNNNNNNNNNNNNNNNNNNNNNNNNNNNNNNNNNNNNNNNNNNNNNNNNNNNNNNNNNNNNNNNNNNNNNNNNNNNNNNNNNNNNNNNNNNNNNNNNNNNNNNNNNNNNNNNNNNNNNNNNNNNNNNNNNNNNNNNNNNNNNNNNNNNNNNNNNNNNNNNNNNNNNNNNNNNNNNNNNNNNNNNNNNNNNNNNNNNNNNNNNNNNNNNNNNNNNNNNNNNNNNNNNNNNNNNNNNNNNNNNNNNNNNNNNNNNNNNNNNNNNNNNNNNNNNNNNNNNNNNNNNNNNNNNNNNNNNNNNNNNNNNNNNNNNNNNNNNNNNNNNNNNNNNNNNNNNNNNNNNNNNNNNNNNNNNNNNNNNNNNNNNNNNNNNNNNNNNNNNNNNNNNNNNNNNNNNNNNNNNNNNNNNNNNNNNNNNNNNNNNNNNNNNNNNNNNNNNNNNNNNNNNNNNNNNNNNNNNNNNNNNNNNNNNNNNNNNNNNNNNNNNNNNNNNNNNNNNNNNNNNNNNNNNNNNNNNNNNNNNNNNNNNNNNNNNNNNNNNNNNNNNNNNNNNNNNNNNNNNNNNNNNNNNNNNNNNNNNNNNNNNNNNNNNNNNNNNNNNNNNNNNNNNNNNNNNNNNNNNNNNNNNNNNNNNNNNNNNNNNNNNNNNNNNNNNNNNNNNNNNNNNNNNNNNNNNNNNNNNNNNNNNNNNNNNNNNNNNNNNNNNNNNNNNNNNNNNNNNNNNNNNNNNNNNNNNNNNNNNNNNNNNNNNNNNNNNNNNNNNNNNNNNNNNNNNNNNNNNNNNNNNNNNNNNNNNNNNNNNNNNNNNNNNNNNNNNNNNNNNNNNNNNNNNNNNNNNNNNNNNNNNNNNNNNNNNNNNNNNNNNNNNNNNNNNNNNNNNNNNNNNNNNNNNNNNNNNNNNNNNNNNNNNNNNNNNNNNNNNNNNNNNNNNNNNNNNNNNNNNNNNNNNNNNNNNNNNNNNNNNNNNNNNNNNNNNNNNNNNNNNNNNNNNNNNNNNNNNNNNNNNNNNNNNNNNNNNNNNNNNNNNNNNNNNNNNNNNNNNNNNNNNNNNNNNNNNNNNNNNNNNNNNNNNNNNNNNNNNNNNNNNNNNNNNNNNNNNNNNNNNNNNNNNNNNNNNNNNNNNNNNNNNNNNNNNNNNNNNNNNNNNNNNNNNNNNNNNNNNNNNNNNNNNNNNNNNNNNNNNNNN includes:
- the LOC107202308 gene encoding glutathione S-transferase A4-like isoform X2, producing MSGKPRLTYLNGRGRMESIRWLLAAAGVEFEEVYLETKEQYDKLIKDGFLLFQQVPLVEIDGMKMVQTRAIMSYIAGKYNLHGKDLKERALIDMYVEGISDLMQMILMFPFSPPDAKEKNLESIKERATNRYFPVFEKVLKQHGQDFLVGNKFSWADVQLIEAILAVEEKVPAVLSGFPQLQVFKTKMSNMPTIKKFLQPGSPRKPPPDAHYVETVLKIFKK
- the LOC107202308 gene encoding glutathione S-transferase A4-like isoform X1, yielding MQGNQELRNMSGKPRLTYLNGRGRMESIRWLLAAAGVEFEEVYLETKEQYDKLIKDGFLLFQQVPLVEIDGMKMVQTRAIMSYIAGKYNLHGKDLKERALIDMYVEGISDLMQMILMFPFSPPDAKEKNLESIKERATNRYFPVFEKVLKQHGQDFLVGNKFSWADVQLIEAILAVEEKVPAVLSGFPQLQVFKTKMSNMPTIKKFLQPGSPRKPPPDAHYVETVLKIFKK